One region of Opitutaceae bacterium genomic DNA includes:
- a CDS encoding Dabb family protein, with amino-acid sequence MKKLLMSFLVALALAGATATFASETSPKSVIHVVTVAWKKTATPEQIQAAIDGVHALPAAYKGITRVWTKAIKVQNPKGAEVAKTHVLVMEFADEDALKNYTDSPAQKEWYKSYIAARQTSTTYDITN; translated from the coding sequence ATGAAAAAACTATTGATGAGTTTCCTCGTCGCCCTCGCCCTTGCCGGCGCCACGGCCACCTTCGCATCTGAAACATCCCCCAAGAGCGTCATCCACGTCGTGACGGTTGCCTGGAAGAAGACAGCCACGCCGGAGCAGATCCAGGCCGCCATCGACGGCGTGCATGCGCTGCCGGCCGCCTACAAGGGAATCACCCGCGTGTGGACCAAGGCCATCAAGGTCCAGAACCCCAAGGGCGCGGAAGTCGCCAAGACCCACGTGCTCGTCATGGAGTTCGCGGATGAGGACGCCCTGAAGAACTACACCGATTCGCCCGCGCAGAAGGAGTGGTACAAGTCCTACATTGCGGCCCGGCAGACCAGCACGACCTACGACATCACAAACTGA